A genomic segment from Peromyscus maniculatus bairdii isolate BWxNUB_F1_BW_parent chromosome 11, HU_Pman_BW_mat_3.1, whole genome shotgun sequence encodes:
- the LOC121821248 gene encoding uncharacterized protein LOC121821248, with the protein MVKTLARGHSCCPDLASPSTALPLLGSSSRGACQSISGNQRQPALCPAHPLQALPVAQLEAALASTDGSCGSLRNRAQSPADIFLPVHLVGRGGGEEGGRAGAAGSTVTPHSGPPPGSSSPHLFSGSAPLPHPRRWRLLAGWAACARTALSCQQDRRPTCGWPAQPAGMRWPRSCFKRHSTPAKAARPLPHSNVPSWTAVGPQSPHPGGAWLSAPDTSNRPNRGHPVSAARPPPGLPGRESPLGSGALPSRILATAAVAAALPSPTRPAESELRGPDRGDPRGHARGGLGDHDPGRPGAAHSPRGSRPMSVARLPAWGRCSAVSAARRHPGPASSRGAFPNLHLSWEWSRCRAREDVRGMAGSPILRAWGRRLAARAGRSRSAARLRSTEQARGARRPRRASSLPAARARPPH; encoded by the exons ATGGTAAAGACGCTGGCAAGAGGCCACTCCTGCTGTCCTGACCTGGCATCTCCCTCCACTGCCCTCCCCCTCCTGGGGTCTTCAAGCAGAGGGGCCTGCCAGTCCATCTCTGGCAACCAGCGGCAACCCGCGCTGtgcccagcccaccccctccAAGCCCTGCCCGTCGCCCAATTAGAAGCTGCGTTGGCTTCAACAGATGGGAGCTGCGGCAGCCTGAGGAACAGAGCACAAAGCCCAGCtgacatttttcttcctgttcatttggtggggcggggggggggggaggagggaggaagggcaggagcAGCCGGGAGCACTGTAACACCCCACTCGGGCCCACCCCCGGGGTCCAGTTCACCCCACCTCTTCAGCGGCTCGGCTCCGCTGCCTCACCCCCGCCGCTGGCGGCTCTTGGCTGGCTGGGCAGCCTGCGCCCGCACAGCCCTGTCGTGCCAGCAGGACAGACGGCCCACCTGTGGCTGGCCAGCCCAGCCTGCCGGGATGCGGTGGCCTCGGAGCTGCTTCAAACGGCACAGCACCCCGGCTAAGGCGGCCCGGCCCCTCCCCCACTCGAATGTCCCATCCTGGACTGCAGTGGGACCCCAGTCCCCCCACCCGGGAGGAGCCTGGCTCTCGGCGCCAGACACTTCGAACAGACCCAACCGAGGCCATCCTGTCTCTGCCGCACGGCCACCACCCGGGCTCCCAGGAAGGGAAAGTCCCCTAGGCTCCGGTGCGCTTCCATCCC GCATCTTGGCGACCGCGGCGGTCGCGGCcgcgctcccctcccccacccggcCAGCAGAGTCCGAGCTGCGGGGACCGGATCGCGGCGACCCTCGCGGCCACGCCAGAGGAGGCCTCGGCGACCACGACCCCGGCCGCCCGGGAGCCGCACACTCACCGCGCGGGAGCCGTCCTATGTCTGTCGCTCGCCTCCCGGCTTGGGGACGTTGCTCCGCCGTCTCCGCGGCGCGCCGCCACCCAGGCCCGGCGAGCTCGCGGGGCGCCTTCCCCAACCTGCACTTGTCCTGGGAGTGGTCGCGATGCCGAGCCCGCGAGGACGTCAGGGGAATGGCAGGGTCCCCAATCCTGCGTGCATGGGGCCGGAGGCTGGCGGCCAGGGCCGGGCGCTCCCGGAGCGCCGCGCGTCTGCGGAGCACAGAGCAGGCCCGCGGCGCCCGGCGCCCCCGCCGCGCCTCCTCCCTCCCGGCTGCTCGCGCTCGTCCTCCTCACTAG